The Cydia amplana chromosome 19, ilCydAmpl1.1, whole genome shotgun sequence genome includes a window with the following:
- the LOC134656880 gene encoding apyrase-like, which translates to MDVRHLVLLFFVCLVHGFTLPYEGLYKLDILHYNDFHARFEETSVETPSCRFNNNSCLGGFPRLYHEIQVLMKEKPDAVLLNAGDSFQGTYWYTLLKWNITQQFMNLLNHDAHAIGNHEFDHGPAGLAPYLSALKAPVLAANMDVSKEPSLYGLFKPSIIIKRKGRKIGIIGLITQDTKTLSSPGNVEFTDPGEATKREAQVLTNHGVDIIILLSHCGLEIDKQLARDYGKYIDIIIGGHSHSLLWNGPSPSGEAVAGPYPVFVENVADKHKVLIVQASAFTKYMGNMSVYFNFRGQYVKHDGGPIFLDRTIAEDETIKAKLAPYAKLVHEAESVPIGETQTKLNYEDCVFGECALGDLLVEAFNEHAKSVLKADKDYLTFIQRGNIKASILKGAISQGSIFELLPYNDRIETFELQGKHVLEALERSVLDAWAYTPFKGPWVLQLSGLRVVYNVTLPEGSRVTSATTTKGDNLNHDQMYQVTAPIYLADGGDGFTMFKDNRVNRQIIGRDQRLLEAYIKKHSPLNIATDGRIKINY; encoded by the exons ATGGATGTGAGACATTTGGTTTTACTGTTTTTCGTGTGTTTGGTTCACGGCTTTACTTTGCCTTATGAAGGATTGTATAAACTGGACATTCTACATTATAATGATTTCCATGCAAG ATTCGAGGAAACCTCCGTTGAAACTCCATCCTGCCGTTTCAACAACAACTCATGCCTCGGCGGCTTCCCTCGCTTATACCACGAGATCCAGGTTCTGATGAAGGAGAAACCAGACGCCGTGCTCCTGAACGCAGGGGACAGCTTCCAGGGGACCTACTGGTACACGCTGCTGAAGTGGAACATCACCCAGCAGTTCATGAACCTGCTGAATCATGATGCTCAT GCCATCGGCAACCACGAATTCGACCACGGCCCCGCAGGCCTCGCGCCGTACCTCTCCGCTCTGAAGGCCCCGGTCCTCGCGGCCAACATGGACGTCAGCAAAGAACCGTCTCTGTATGGACTGTTCAAGCCCAGCATCATTATCAAGAGAAAGGGACGGAAGATTGGGATCATTGGTTTGATCACACAGGATACTAAG ACTCTTTCGTCACCTGGCAACGTGGAGTTCACCGACCCCGGCGAGGCCACGAAACGAGAGGCCCAGGTCCTGACTAACCACGGGGTGGACATCATCATACTACTCTCTCATTGCGGGTTGGAAATCGACAA GCAGCTCGCCCGCGACTACGGGAAATATATCGACATCATCATCGGAGGGCACAGCCACTCCTTACTGTGGAATGGACCATCTCCTAGTGGCGAGGCCGTCGCTGGTCCTTATCCTGTATTCGTTGAGAACGTTGCTGACAAGCATAAG GTGCTAATAGTGCAAGCATCAGCGTTCACTAAATACATGGGCAACATGTCCGTGTATTTTAACTTCCGCGGCCAGTACGTGAAGCATGATGGCGGACCTATATTCCTTGATCGGACCATAGCTGAAg ACGAAACTATCAAAGCCAAGCTGGCTCCATATGCCAAGCTGGTTCACGAAGCTGAGAGCGTACCCATTGGCGAGACACAGACCAAGCTCAACTATGAGGACTGTGTGTTCGGCGAGTGCGCTTTAGGAGACTTATTGGTCGAGGCCTTCAATGAACAC GCCAAATCTGTATTAAAGGCGGATAAAGATTACCTAACgtttatccagcggggcaatatCAAAGCATCTATACTCAAGGGAG CAATAAGCCAAGGGTCGATCTTCGAGCTTCTACCCTACAACGACCGTATAGAGACGTTCGAGCTACAGGGTAAACACGTTTTGGAGGCACTGGAGCGAAGTGTGCTTGATGCTTGGGCCTACACGCCGTTCAAGGGGCCCTGGGTTCTGCAGTTGTCCG GTCTGCGCGTGGTGTACAACGTTACGCTGCCCGAAGGTAGTCGAGTCACGTCGGCAACCACGACAAAGGGAGACAACCTGAATCACGATCAGATGTATCAAGTCACGGCCCCGATCTACTTGGCTGATGGTGGAGATGGCTTTACG ATGTTCAAAGATAACAGGGTCAATCGACAAATCATAGGTCGCGACCAGAGATTGCTCGAAGCTTATATCAAGAAGCATTCGCCGCTGAACATAGCCACGGATGGacgcattaaaataaattattaa